The Cognatishimia activa nucleotide sequence TCAGGTTGTATGCCACTAGTTTCACGTGGTTCTTCGGGTCGTCTTTCCACTCACGCTGAACAGCCATCCACAGGGTGTCGCCGATCTTGGTGATGCCTTCAAAGCCAAAGCGTTTTTCAACCGCGGCCAGCTCTGCTGGGATGCCGATTTCGCCCTTCAGGTTCTTGATTTTACCCTCGGAGGACACGTGGTAGATCGCGTGCGGGATCAGGCGTTCTGTGCGGCCTTCAGAAGCCACGTAGAAGCCACCTTTGCCGTCCAGTGTGATGCCCTCCAGATCAAGCTTTTGCGCTGGGCCTGAGGTGCGCTCGATACGGATCACATCGGTGATGGTCGCGGGAGTGGTCTTGGTGTCGATCTTGAAGATAGATGGTTGGAAGCCGTAGAAGCTGTCGTTCACAGCCCACACGATCCCGTCTTTGTCTGCCACCATGCCAGAGATAGCGCCCCAGCCGATCAGCTCATCCGCGCCTGCAGATGTCAGGTGCGGGTAGGTCGCAGGCGCATCTTGCAGTTCATACAGCATGACATGTGCACGTGCGCCTTTGTCTTCGATCAAGTCTTTTTCGTTCGCGGATACCAGCAATTTACGCTCTGGGATGGTCACGTAGCCTTCTGGGCCAACACCAGATGGCAGCAACTGTTTCAGAACAGGCGCAGCAGGGTTTGTGACGTCGTAAACACCAACAACGGAGGCACGTTCGGCGCCAACAAACACGTAAGGTGTGCCGTTGAAAACGTCGAAGGTCACGGACTCAGGCTCAACACCTTTGGAATCCGAACGTTTGTCTGGGTAGTGGCCGATTTGAACGATGGCATGTTCGAATTCGACACCGCTCTCGTACACAACAGAGCCGTTTTTGTTAAAGATCGTCCAACCGCGGGAGCCGCCGTTGTAATCCCCTTCGTTGGCTGTTGCAAAATGGTTGTCGTCGATCCAAGTCACCGCGTCAGGCTCGCGCAGGCGGCCTTCTTGAGACTCGGTAAAGATCAGCGCGCCGCGCTCGTCGGTCGCGTCGATGTTATGCAGATCTACAGCGCCCGCAGAGAAGTGATTCACAACTTCGCCTGCTGCTGAGACAACAACCAGGTGGTTGTTTTCTTGCAGAGTGATGACGGTTTCGCCGAGGTTGTTGATAGACACATATTCTGGCTCTGGGTCGGAACCCGCGATCTCCGCCAGACCTGTCAGATCAACCATTTTCAGGGAAGAACAATCCAGCCCAGCTTCGGTGGTGTTCACCAGCACGAGGTTACCGGCTGGCAGCTGTGGGATGATGCCGTCGTTCAGGTCTTCATCGCGCTCGTTTTCGATCGCAACAGCAATGAATTTGCCGTCTTTGGACGCTGCGATGGAGTCAGGTTGACCGCCCAGATCACAGGAGGCCACGGTCGCGCCGGATGCAACGTCGATGGCTGCCAAGTGGCCGGAAGGGGCTGTGTAGGATTCAGATGTGTTCACGCCTGCGTAGGCAGTGGCACCGATGATCGCGACTGAGGTTGGCTCGCCGTCCAGCGCGATGTTGCCCAGAGGCTTTGGGTTCGCAGGGTCGGTGATGTCCACACGGCCAAGCGCGCCCAGTGGGCTGTCGGTGTAGACCAGAGTCATGCCATCGGCAGTCGCTGCGATGATTTCTGGGGAGGTTTCACGAGACGTGTCTTCGCCAGCCGCCATGTTCAGCGGAGTTGCGAAAGACGCGATACGGTTGAAGTTCATTTCGGCGTGGGCCAGACCAGCGGTCAGGGCAAAAGCCGACGTCAGGCAAAGAAGACGCGCAGACATCCTAAGCTCCTTATTGAATAGGTGCTGGGGGATTGGCCTCTGCAGGTGACGTGGATGTGACGGTTGCGTTTCGGTTTTGTAACGGTTGCCGTGTTATGGTGATTTCTTGTGGATATCACCGTAGGTCGGAACCAGATCGCCGGGTTTTGATGTCGCTTCATAGACGCCCCGCCCGATGGCCCGGGCGAGGCATGTTGCAGCTGCATGGCCTAGAAGGATCGGGTCTTGCAATGGATCAGTCAGCGGCTTGGCGTTGGTGGACACGCCAAAGACCAGATCTCCGTCCATAGGCGTGTGGCTCGGCACGAGTGCGCGGGCCATCCCGTCATGAGAAGCGGTTGCCATTCGGGTGCATTGAGCTTGGGTCAGGTCCGCATCAGTCGCGACAATTGCAATTGTAGTATTCTGCGCACTGAGTTTGGTCTTGGGCCAGTTTTTAGGGGCAGTAGGAGCAGGGCCGTGACCACCGAATTCTGCGTTCAGCTCCCAAGGGCCTGCCCAGAAGTGAGAACCGTCTGGAACGACAGCGTCTCCGAGCGCGTTCACAGCCACAAGGGCAGCAACGGTATGCCCGCTCGGCGTGATGATAGATGCAGACCCAAGACCACCTTTGAAAGAAGCAGTCGTGGCGCCGGTCCCCGCGCCAATGGTTCCGAGATCGAAATCCCCTGAGGCATTCAGGAGAGCCTGTTTGCCCAAGTCTCGATAGGGATTAGCATCCCAGCCTTTGTCACCGCCGTTGATCAGGTCAAACAGGATCGCGGAAGGCACAATCGGAACCGTTTGATCGGCAACCTGAAAGCCACGACCTTGGGACCTTAGCAAATCAGCAACTCCAGAGGCCGCATCCAGACCAAAGGCAGACCCGCCAGACAGCACAAGCGCATCCACCTGTTGTACGGTTTTATCCGGCGCCAGCAGATCGGTCTCGCGTGTCCCCGGCGCCCCGCCCATGACGTGCACCGCGGCGGTGAAAGGTGCGTCGGCCGTCAGGATCGTGGTCCCGGATTTCAGCCTTTCATCTGTGGCATTGCCAACCTTCAGGCCAGCAATGTCTGTGATCAGGTTTTTCGGGCCGGTTTTCATCTGCATCATAATGAGGACTGTAGGGCGCTTAGGATTTGGCGTCGAGCTTTGCTTCTATGGCTTCCAAACGTGTCAGCACCTCGTCACGGTAGGTATCTGTTTTGGCGACGTCTTCTTCGTGATGCGCATCCTGCATTGAGTTCACGATCAGACCCACGAGCAGGTTCACCACGGCGAAGGTGGTGACCATGATGAATGGCACAAAGAAAGCCCAGGCCAGTGGGTAGACCTCCATCACCGGGCGCACGATGCCCATGGACCAGCTTTCCAGCGTCATAATTTGGAAGAGGCTATAGGCGGACAGGCCGAGATTGCCAAACCAGTGGGGAAACTCTGAGGCGAAGAGCTTTGTCGCCATGACAGAGCCGATGTAGAAGATCAAAGTCATCAGCAGGAATACGGAGGCCATGCCGGGCAGGGCGGTGATAAACCCTTCGACCACGCGACGCAGACGTGGTGCCACAGAGATCACGCGCAGGACGCGAAGAATACGCAGGGCGCGCAGAACACTGAACCCGGAGGAGCCTGGAACCAAGGCGACGCCGACGATCACCAGATCAAAGACGGCCCACCCATTGCGGAAGAAAGCCAGTCGGCGCGCAAAGAGTTTGAGGGCGATTTCAAACACAAAGATCGCGAGACAGATATTGTCTAAGAGATGGATCAGGCCTCCGACGCGTGCCATCACAAATTGCGAGGTTTCAAGGCCCAGAATAACGGCGTTGAAAACAATGATGCCAAAAATGAAATTCTGAAATCTGCTGTTATCAACAAAGGCGTTGATGCGATTGCGCTCTGACATGCTGGCCTCAGACATGACGATCTCCTCAAGGTTCCTGCTTGCGGCCTCATATGGCGCGCCGAAGCGGATGAGACAAGTGGGTCAAATTTCCCCTGTCCGAAACACAGCCGAGGAGTTGAGAAGGCGCCTGTGATCGCCTATGTCAGAGTCTAGTATTTAAGGGGGCCAAGATGGCGTACTTCAAATGGTTGTTCCGCGGGTTGGTTGTATTACTGACCTTTGCGTTTTTTCACTACACGCTTGCGCAGCACGATGTTGTGCGGATTGTGAATACCTACGAAGAGCGTCAGGAGCTGAACGATTGGACGCGCGTGTTTTGGTCTTCGCCAGATGCGCAGTCGACCAATCTGACAAACCGTGACGTTCAATTTATCCAAGCGGTGCGCCCCAATGGGGATGCGATTGTCTATCGCAACGAAGATACCGGTTGGAGCTGGCCGCCCTATTTCAAGTTTGACACGGCGAACCTTTACACCGAGGCTAATGACGCCGTTTCGATCAAGGATGCACCTGAATGGGTTGCGATCCGTCACTATGGCTGGCGCAACGAGTTCCTGTCGATCTTCCCAAATGCGGTGTCGATCAAACCGGTGGATGGCCCGGATGCTTCCTTCATTCCATGGTGGAACATTTTCATCCTGACCGTCTTGTTTGGTGTTTTCTGGGGCATTCGCGTGCGTTGGGTGCGCTTCCGAGAGGCGCGGATTGATCCGGTGCTGGAAGATGTCGGCGATAGTTTTGCCGATGCAGGAGACAGCATTTCAAAACAGCGTGGGCGTCTGAGCGGATTGTTCCGTCGAGGATCGAAAAACTAAATCGAATTTATATGACGATGCTAGCCTAACGGCACTCCTCTGCTACGTAGGCGTTGTATTTGATCAGCGGTTTGTTCTGGCCCGAAGGGTATGATCGACCCAGATATACGTGAGGTTGGTCATTGCGCTTGCCTGACCAATACTCGATCAAATAAGACTGGTCGCCTTTTGACAGATATTTGCTTGCAGCCTTCAGTTTGCATGAGCATTCGGCTTGTGAAACGCGCGAGGACGCCTTGATCTCTGGTGTCGAGCACGTCTCATCGTTGGAACGACAGGCAGCCATTGTAACGGTTACAGCGAGTAGGGTGACGGTTGCCGCGAGCTTCATGTCGGCCTCCATTCTAAGTTCCGAAGGCTACTATACCATGGCGCGATTTCAAAAGTGTGAAAGCACCCAAAGTTGCATAGACATAGAAAAAGCGGGCCCGAAGGACCCGCTCTCTTTGTCTCTATTAGGTGGTGCTTAACGCATGCCGTAGTAGATGCCGACGGTGTGTTCTGCTTCAGCAAAGAAGAGCCAGCGCGAGGCCGCGACGCCTGCGATGTGGCTTAGAACGGCCAGCAGTGCGATAAAGTGGCTGACCGGGAAGAGTGCCAGAAGAACCACAGGAACCCCTGCCATCAAGATCAGCGAGATCACACGCAATTTCTGTGCGTGTTTCCGACCCACGATGTGGATGAACTCGCGCATCAGGTAGTTCGGTGATGTGTGTGGGTGCGCCAAGGAGCGCACTTCACCACGGTCACCCAGACCTGTCGCTGTGCCCAGGTTTGAGCCGCGGTCGGCAAAAGCAGTGTCACCTTTTTTCCACCAGATCACCTGCACGAAGGCTGCGGCAACCAGCAGAACAAGCGCGATGGTGACTTTACCAGTCAGCAATGCACCGCCTGCGATGGCGAATGTCAGGTAGAGCAGAGAGGTCAGCGGCGTGTTCCAACGTGGGATCGTCGCCAGTTGGCCGTAGATCATGGATGTGGTGTAGACCGTGCCAAGGCTGAGGATCGCGCCGATCCAACCAAGGATGGAATAGGCTTCACCAAGGAAGATCAAGCCCGCTGCGTAGAGGCCCATCACGGACAGCGCCAATACTGCGCAGACACCCTCACGAGACAGCCAGCTGGTCCGCCACTGGGTAAAGGCTTTCATCGCCCGCTCAGGATGGCCGAGGTGGAATGTTGAAGAGATCAGGCCACCTACTGCCAATGCAAAGGCAATGAAGTAATAACCAAATGCGCCCCAACCTGTGGATGGGGTGCTATCGATGCCGAGCCACGCCAACATGCCAAACCCGGCACCGGAAAGCGTGGTAAAGACAATAACAGATGCCGCTGGATGCATTATTCTGCTCCTTCTGTCTGTTTGGCGTCGCCCGGTAGGCGAGAGAGTTGTTTATCGAGCCAGCCCATGAAGCCTTGGGTCTCTTCGGCCACAGGTTCCAGGAAGGGCGCAAGCACGCTTTCGTCGTCCCAGCTGTCTTTCAGACGCGGTGGCAGGTATTTGTTCACTGGCGCTGTGTCGAGTTCTGGCATCAGGTCCATGCCACCGCGCTCTGCGGTCAGTTTGGACACGTTGCTTTCTGGGTCTGCGAAGTCACCGAAGTGACGAGCGCCCGCAGGACAGGTGCGCACACAGGCGGGAACGCGGTCCACTTCTGGCAGGTTCTCGTTGTAGATACGGTCCACGCAAAGCGTACATTTTTTCATGACGCCTTCAGCTTGGTCCAGTTCCCGCGCGCCGTAAGGGCAGGCCCATGCGCAAAGACCGCAGCCAATGCAGCTTTGCTCGTTCACAAGAACAATGCCGTCTTCCTTACGCTTATAGCTCGCGCCAGTTGGGCAAACGGTCACGCAAGGTGCGTTTTCGCAGTGCAGGCAGGATTTTGGGAAGTGAACGGTTTGTGCTGCCTGGCCTTCGGCCTTCACTTCATAGCTGTGCACGCGGTTCAGGAACGTCCCCATCGGCTCTTCGCCGTAAGGGCGTTGATCGGACAGTGGTGCACCATAGTTTTCAGTGTTCCAGCCTTTACAGGAGATCACACAGGCGTGGCAGCCCACGCAGGTGTCTAGGTCGATGACAAGGCCGAGTTTCTTCTCGGTGCTGGTTGGGAGGTCAGTCATTGTTGGCTAACTCCATATGTGAGGAGGTGGCTGGACTGGGGATTTACCCCAGACCCCAGAGTATTTGGGCAAAGAAGAAGGGAAGTGTTGGTCATTATTTGCCGACCTTCCATTCCA carries:
- a CDS encoding dimethyl sulfoxide reductase anchor subunit family protein, with translation MHPAASVIVFTTLSGAGFGMLAWLGIDSTPSTGWGAFGYYFIAFALAVGGLISSTFHLGHPERAMKAFTQWRTSWLSREGVCAVLALSVMGLYAAGLIFLGEAYSILGWIGAILSLGTVYTTSMIYGQLATIPRWNTPLTSLLYLTFAIAGGALLTGKVTIALVLLVAAAFVQVIWWKKGDTAFADRGSNLGTATGLGDRGEVRSLAHPHTSPNYLMREFIHIVGRKHAQKLRVISLILMAGVPVVLLALFPVSHFIALLAVLSHIAGVAASRWLFFAEAEHTVGIYYGMR
- a CDS encoding P1 family peptidase, coding for MKTGPKNLITDIAGLKVGNATDERLKSGTTILTADAPFTAAVHVMGGAPGTRETDLLAPDKTVQQVDALVLSGGSAFGLDAASGVADLLRSQGRGFQVADQTVPIVPSAILFDLINGGDKGWDANPYRDLGKQALLNASGDFDLGTIGAGTGATTASFKGGLGSASIITPSGHTVAALVAVNALGDAVVPDGSHFWAGPWELNAEFGGHGPAPTAPKNWPKTKLSAQNTTIAIVATDADLTQAQCTRMATASHDGMARALVPSHTPMDGDLVFGVSTNAKPLTDPLQDPILLGHAAATCLARAIGRGVYEATSKPGDLVPTYGDIHKKSP
- a CDS encoding DUF1523 family protein, whose protein sequence is MAYFKWLFRGLVVLLTFAFFHYTLAQHDVVRIVNTYEERQELNDWTRVFWSSPDAQSTNLTNRDVQFIQAVRPNGDAIVYRNEDTGWSWPPYFKFDTANLYTEANDAVSIKDAPEWVAIRHYGWRNEFLSIFPNAVSIKPVDGPDASFIPWWNIFILTVLFGVFWGIRVRWVRFREARIDPVLEDVGDSFADAGDSISKQRGRLSGLFRRGSKN
- a CDS encoding 4Fe-4S dicluster domain-containing protein, with product MTDLPTSTEKKLGLVIDLDTCVGCHACVISCKGWNTENYGAPLSDQRPYGEEPMGTFLNRVHSYEVKAEGQAAQTVHFPKSCLHCENAPCVTVCPTGASYKRKEDGIVLVNEQSCIGCGLCAWACPYGARELDQAEGVMKKCTLCVDRIYNENLPEVDRVPACVRTCPAGARHFGDFADPESNVSKLTAERGGMDLMPELDTAPVNKYLPPRLKDSWDDESVLAPFLEPVAEETQGFMGWLDKQLSRLPGDAKQTEGAE
- a CDS encoding esterase-like activity of phytase family protein — translated: MSARLLCLTSAFALTAGLAHAEMNFNRIASFATPLNMAAGEDTSRETSPEIIAATADGMTLVYTDSPLGALGRVDITDPANPKPLGNIALDGEPTSVAIIGATAYAGVNTSESYTAPSGHLAAIDVASGATVASCDLGGQPDSIAASKDGKFIAVAIENERDEDLNDGIIPQLPAGNLVLVNTTEAGLDCSSLKMVDLTGLAEIAGSDPEPEYVSINNLGETVITLQENNHLVVVSAAGEVVNHFSAGAVDLHNIDATDERGALIFTESQEGRLREPDAVTWIDDNHFATANEGDYNGGSRGWTIFNKNGSVVYESGVEFEHAIVQIGHYPDKRSDSKGVEPESVTFDVFNGTPYVFVGAERASVVGVYDVTNPAAPVLKQLLPSGVGPEGYVTIPERKLLVSANEKDLIEDKGARAHVMLYELQDAPATYPHLTSAGADELIGWGAISGMVADKDGIVWAVNDSFYGFQPSIFKIDTKTTPATITDVIRIERTSGPAQKLDLEGITLDGKGGFYVASEGRTERLIPHAIYHVSSEGKIKNLKGEIGIPAELAAVEKRFGFEGITKIGDTLWMAVQREWKDDPKNHVKLVAYNLKSKEWGAVHYPKAEPAKGWVGLSEIVAHGDYVYVVERDNQHDTRAVTKKIYRIPAAEMVPAALGGELPVVSKELVRDLLPDLTSTGGYVLDKVEGLAIFEDGTAFVSTDNDGVDDHSGETMFFSIGKISDQNS
- a CDS encoding ion transporter, with the protein product MSERNRINAFVDNSRFQNFIFGIIVFNAVILGLETSQFVMARVGGLIHLLDNICLAIFVFEIALKLFARRLAFFRNGWAVFDLVIVGVALVPGSSGFSVLRALRILRVLRVISVAPRLRRVVEGFITALPGMASVFLLMTLIFYIGSVMATKLFASEFPHWFGNLGLSAYSLFQIMTLESWSMGIVRPVMEVYPLAWAFFVPFIMVTTFAVVNLLVGLIVNSMQDAHHEEDVAKTDTYRDEVLTRLEAIEAKLDAKS